The DNA segment GCGATCTTCATCGGGCGCGCCAGCTTGATGTCGCCGACGATGCGGTCCAGGTACTGCTGGCGGACGTCGACCTGCTGGTAGCCACCCGCACCGCTGGCGAACTTGCCGGCGTCGATGCGCTGGCGCAGCGACTGGATCTGCTCGCCGTAGATCGCCTTGCCGGCCAGCACCATCTTGAAGCCGTTGTAGTCAGGCGGATTGTGGCTGCCGGTCACCATGATGCCGGAAGTGGCGCGGCGCCCCGCCAGCTCGACATTGGTGCCAAAGTACACCATGGGCGTGGCCACCATGCCGAGGTCGATCACGTCCATGCCCGCGGCGCGCAGGCCCTCGACCAGTCCGCCCAGCAGGTCCGGCCCCGACAGGCGTCCGTCGCGCCCGACCACCACGGCGCGCTCGCCTTGCTCTGCGGCGGCCGTACCGAACGACAAGCCAATCGCGCGCGCCACATCACGCGTCAGGGTCTTGTCGACGATGCCACGGATATCGTAGGCCTTGAAAATGGAAGGATCAGCTTGCATGGGTCATCCTGTGTGTAGGCGGTAAAGCATGGGGCATTGCCGGGAGCGTTGCGAGCGGCCTTGCCAAAGCCAATATTTTGCCGGATTGCGCTGAGTCCGGCAGTTTATAATCGCAAGGCTGTGCGGGAAATTCCGCATTTCAACCATCGCCTTCCGCCATCCGGCGCATTTGGCACGCTCCGAAAAAGTGATCAAAACAACTCTTTTATATCTAATGCCATTGCGAACGCCTTTCGCTCGCGCTTGTCCCCTGCGTCAGGACTCGCTCCCATTGAGCGGTGGGACGTCCCTGGGGCCGGATTCCCGGAAAGGCCGGTCAATGCGGGTAGTACCGCACGCAGGCTAGTCCACCGATCACGATGACGAAAATCGATAGCGTCCCCCCCCCTCCTCTTGGCCTGCGCGCCCAGGGTTCAGAAACGACGCGGCGAGCAAGCCGGATGCTGGCATGGGCGCTCCTTGGCCTGCTCCTGTTCGCCTTGAACGCCGCATTGGCCGAGACCGCGCATCATGCCGGCTTTGTCACCAGCCTATTTACGCGCACACTCCTGTGGTCAGCCTTGCCCTACCTGGTGGCCTTTGTGTTGCTACACCGATCGCTGCATCTGCCATCGATGGAAGGCAACAGCCTGGTCGGCCTTGCCGCTACGCTCCCCTACGGGGCACTGCTGCTCAGCTTCGCGGCCTTCCATATCGAGTATTCGCGCGGTGCGCTTCTGATTGGCTACATCACTACCCTTGCCTGGATCTGGTTCGGATATCGCCGTTTTGTTGGCAACTACATTCCCGTGTTCGGCTACACCGATCCCGGTGTACTTAAGCAGCTCGAAGATATCCTCAACATGCCTGGTGCGGCGCCCGCCAGCCAGACACGGTTCGAGCACATCAACTCGCTGCAGGAAGCCATCCGCTGCGATGGCCTGATGCTCGATCGCAGCGCCACAGCGGACCCCGAGCGCACCCGGGCACTGGCACAGCTCAAGCTCAGCCACGTGCGCATGTACTCGGTGGAGCGGGTCGGCGAGATGCTGACCGCACGCGTGGGCCTGGCGCATATCGATGAGAACTTCCTTGATGACTATGCCGAACATTACCTCTACGGCTTCATTAAGCGACTGATCGATATTGCCGGCGCCCTGTGCCTGGCGCCATTCGCACTGCCGCTCGGACTGCTCGTGGCCATCGCTGTACGCGCTGAGTCCCCCGGCCCGGCGTTGTTTCGGCAGCCGCGCGTAGGCGTGTTCGGCAAGCAGTTCGTCATGCTCAAGTTCCGCAGCATGACCTGCGAAGACAACGCTCCCGCCCGCTTCGCGGCGAAACAGGACCCGCGCGTCACCCGTGTGGGCCGCATCATCCGCAAATACCGGTTCGACGAAATCCCGCAACTTTGGAATGTACTGACCGGGGACATGAGCCTGATCGGCCCCCGTCCGGAGCAAGTGCCGATGGTCGAGCAGTTCGCGCAGAGCATTGCCTACTATCCATATCGCCATCTCGTACGACCAGGACTCTCTGGCTGGGCGCAGGTTCAGCAGGGCTATGCGGGATCGCATGAAGAGACCGTCACCAAACTCAGCTACGATTTGTACTATGTCAAGCACTGCTCGTTTGCACTCGACTTCCTGATTGCGGTCAAAACCTTGCGGACTTTGATGACGGGATACGGTGCCCGCTAATGTCGGATTTTCGGCTTCGCGCGCCCTCGCGCATCTTGCTGGTAACAACCGGTTTGCGCATGGGTGGTGCGGAACAACAGGTCGCGGCGCTCGCGCGTGAGTTTATCGCACGGGGCCGTCAGGTGGCGCTGGTCAGCCTGACCCCCGATTGCGAAGTGCCAATTTCGGATGCGGTCGAGCGCCTCATGCTCGACATGCACAAGACCCCGCTGTCCATGGCGCAGGCACTCCTGACCACGCGCCGATTCCTGCGGCGCTGGCAGCCGGACATCATTCACGCGCATATGTTCCATGCCAATCTCTTTGCACGATTGCTGACCAGAATTGCCCCTACGCCTCCGCTCATCTGTGCAGCCCACAGTTATTCCGAGGGCGGGTCGCAACGCATGCTAGCCTATCGGCTGACCGATCGCTGGTGCACCCTGACCACGCATGTGAGCGAAGGCAGCCGGGCCCACATGATTGAGACCGGCGCAGTCCGCGCCGATCGCATCGTGGTCGTGCACAACGGCATCGACACAGAACAGTTCCAACCGGACCCGCACCTGCGGGACCTGGCACGCGCCCAGCTCGGCGTCGATGCTGGCACTCGCCTTGTATTGAACATCGGCCGCCTGGTTCCGGAGAAGGCGCAATCCGTGCTGATCGACGCGTACCATCGGATGGAGCGGAGCCGGCCGACAACACTGCTGATCGCAGGCGACGGCCCAGAACGCCCGGCGCTCGAGGCCCAGATCGCAAAACTAAAGCTTGCGCAGTCGGTCAGGTTGCTAGGCACCCGCAATGACATCCCGGCGCTATTGAACGCAGCTGACTTGTTCGTGCTGTCCTCCCGCGTGGAGGGCATGCCCCTCGTAGTGGGCGAGGCACTAGCGTGCGGGCGCCCGGTGGTGGCCACCGCGGCGCCCGGCGTGGCGGAACTGCTTGGTGATGCCGGCAACATCGTTCCCATTGATGATGTCGATGCCCTGGCGCGCGTCATGCAAGGCGCCCTGTCCGCCAGCCCCGGGACACGCGAGGACGAATCCACCCGACGTCAGCGCATCGCGTCCGGGTACAGCCTCTCGGCGGCCGCCGAGAGATGGCTAGCTCTATACCAGCAATTGTTCAGTGCTGCCTCCGCGAACCAGGTCCACTCCGATCCATGCGGCGACGCATAGCAGGCAATCTGGTCTGGCTGTTACTCGACCGTGGCCTCCAAGTCATCGCCGGCATCTGCATCGTGGCCATGCTGGCAAGAGCACTGGGGGCGGAGGGCTTTGCCCACTTCCAGTATGCGCAGTCATTGGTCTACATCGGGGCTTCCGTCGCCCTGATCTGCGGCAGTGAGGTCGTGATACCGCGGCTTGTCGCCTCCCCCGACCCTGGGTTCCAGCACCGTCTGCTCGTTCATGTGTTCAGGTTGAGATTCGCCGCGGCCTGCGCGGGCTACCTGTTGATCTGCAGCTTCTTGGCCGCCAGCGGCCAGCCGCGCGAATCATGGCTCGCGGCGCTGATACTCGGCATTGGCATTTTGCTGCGCGAGCCGTTCGGGGTAGTAACAGCCTGGATGCAGGCTCATACGCGCAACCGCCCTGGCACGGTATTCAATCTGATAGCTCTGGCCATCAAGGCAGGCACCGTCGCACTGCTGCTGGCGAGCGACGCGCACACAGCGCCGCCGTATGCAGTGGCCTTCGCGCTCGAGCCTGTCGTCATCGTCCTGTGCCTAGTCCTCTTTTACCGCTCGCAAACATCGACCAGGCCAGTCGCGCACGATCCGGATCTGATGCGCCACCTGTTCAATGAGGGCACCCTGTTCTGGATCAGCTTCATGATGATGGTCGGCGCGCGTCGGATCGATCAGCTGATACTCAAGCCCATCGTGCCGCTTGGAGAATTGGGCGCCTATGCTGCTTCCATGCAGATCTTGGACAACTATGTCGCCATAGCGACCATTCTTGTGGCCGGCATCGCACCGCTCTATGTCTACTCGCAAAGCGATGTGCGCAAAATGCGCCTCAATGTCCTGAAGCTCACGGTGGCCATGACCGCACTCGGGATGGCTGGCTCCGTCGTCATTGCGTTGATGGCGCCCTGGATCATTCACCTGCTTTACGGCTCCGCATTCGCCTCGGCCGCCGATTTGCTGCGCCTGAGCGCACTGGCCTCCTCTCTCGTCTTCACTGACGTTGGGCTCTCCGTGCTGGCAGTCTATTTGCGCAAACCAACTTGGATCGCCATCAAATGGGCGTTAGTCCTTGCCGTTACCGTCGCCGTTGACTTCCTGACTATTCCGCGCTTCGGTGCACGGGGTGCCATCCTGGGCTATGCCTTGGCCAACGCGCTGGCGGCAGCCTGCGGCGCCGTCATGTGGCTGCATGTCGCGCGCTCCGGCGAGGCCAGACCATGACGTCTCGCCCGGCCATCTGCTTCCTGACGGGAACGCTCAATGCCTTCGCTGGAGCCGAACGTGTCACCGCGACGATCGCTAACGAACTCGCCGCGCGCGGATACCGCGTCCACATCCTCAGCCTCTGGGATCGAGGCTCCTGCTTCGCGCTCCATTCGGCAATTACACACGATGCCCTGTTTGACCAACGGCCATCTTTCAAACGCGCATACCTGCAAACGGTACGTGGGATCCGACAGTATATTGTCCGGCATCGTGTTGACGTGCTCATCGACGTCGACACGATGCTGACGCTGTTTACCCTGCCAGCCACCTTCGGGCTACCCACGCGCCGCGTGTCCTGGGAACACTGCAACTTCGACCAGGACCTCGGGAAGCCGACACGCCGCCTTGCCAGGAGACTTGCCGCACGCTTCAATGCCCGCGTGGTCGTGCTGACCGAGCGGGATAGGGCGCGCTGGCAATCCGCGCTCTCGTATCCGCACAACATCGTTGCCATTCCGAACCCGCTGCCTTTCGATCTACCAGACTCTCCTGCGTCGCGCTTGCACCCGACCGTGCTCGCAGTCGGGCGTCTCTCGCAAGCCAAGGGCTTTGACATACTGCTGCGCGCCTGGAGCGAGGTTCGGCATGTCTACCCCGAGTGGAAATTGCAGATCGTGGGAGAAGGCGAAGAACGCGGCGCGCTTGAGAAACTACGCAGCGAACTAGGTCTGGAGCCAAGCGTAAGCTTGCCCGGCGCGCGCGCCGATATCGACGCAGCCTACCGAGATGCCAGCATCTTCTGCCTCAGTTCCAGGTACGAAGGATTCGGGCTGGTCTTGCTGGAGGCCATGGCATTCGGCCTGCCCATTGTCTCCGCAGCATGCGAGACGGGGCCAAAAGCCCTGTTGGAAGATGGCGTTCAGGCGGTGATGGTACCGACGGACACCCCGCAGGCCCTGGCCCAAGCGTTGATACGAGTGATAGGTGACCCGCAGCTCCAGCAATCCCTGGCTGTAGCCGGTCGCGCGATGGCTGCAGGCTATGCGATCGGCCAGATAGTCGCGCAATGGGAAACGCTGCTCACCGTGCCGGCGGGCCAAACGGACAGCGGCATCAAGGCATAGGTCGCTCTTTGAAAGCGCCAGCCAGCTAGCGGACACGCAGCCGCCGCGCCCAGCGTATGAAGACCCAGGCGCGACGCATGACCAGTAGGTGAAGCCCGGTGAAGCAAAGAAAAGCGACGAAGAGGATAGATTCCGGCACACCCAGTTTCCATGCGACTACGCCTACCAGGCCAAACAGAAAATTGCCGATTAGCAACGCCCAGACCGCTTGGTTGCTGCTCAAACCCAGGCGTAATAGCACGTGGTGCAGATGCGTACGGTCAGCAGAGAGCGGGTTTTTCCCCTGGATCGCCCGCCGCAGCACGACCGCGAGCAAATCGACGAGGATCAGGCCCACCACCCAGAGCATGACCACAGGCGGGACGTTGCGACCAGGGTTGTATTCGACCTGGGAGAGCTCGACGGCAAACCAACTGATGGCATACCCGAGCAACAAGCTCCCGGCGTCGCCAAGGAACACAAGCCGCCTGCGCAGGGGACTCGGCATATTGAACACCAGGAAACCGATAATTGCCCCGCAGAGCATCAGGCAGATCCGGAATCCCGTGAGATTTCCGATATCCCGAGCCAGCCAGGCAAACCAACCAAACACGATCAGCGACAGGCCGCCGGCGAGGCCATCCATGCCATCGGTCATGTTCATCGCGTTCACCACGGACAACACCGCCAGCAGCGTGAGTGGAATTCCCCAATTGAAGAGAATCACGTCGCGCTTGCTCAGCAGGTCGCCGAGGGAATGGAGGAAGATCCCGCCCCAGGAGGTCATTAGGATGGCGGCGCAGAACTGAAATGCCAGCTTGGTCAGAGGGGAGACCCCTTTGAGGTCGTCAATGACGCCAACCACGGCAAGCAGCGTCAGGCCGACGTACAGCGGCGTGTAATGGTCCGGGCCGCGAATGAACATCGTTGTCGATATCCAAAGCGAGATCAGTATCGCGACACCGCCGACGAGCGGCGTCGCGTCGTCATGACGCTTGCGCCCCCCCGGATGATCGAGCAACCCCCCCTTCGTCGCGAGCGGGCGCAATACCAGAATAGCCCCAGCGCTCAACATGGCGGAGATCGCCGGAACCCAGAATAATTCAAACATAAGAAAGCTCGTGCGGAGACCCCTTCGGGCTTTTGTAGTTTTAGGAAGGCAATAACGGACGACACGTCACCTTCTCGCGTCCGGATGGGAAGCATTGCCCGACGCAGCTTCTGGCGGAGTTTATCAAATGAGGAGGCGCTTCTGCACCCAACTGGCGTGTATGTTGCCATTGCGCGTCGGCCTTGCCGCAGGCAAGGAAGAGCGCGGTCTGCGCCGCGGCGCCCCTCCTCCCGCAGGACCGGCTTCAGCCTTGATCCAAGCTTTGAAGCAGGGTATGCACGACCTCGGCGGACGCTGCCTCGGACATGCGGACGAAATACAGCTTATCCGCACGCGGCAGGGCCGCCAACAGGTCAACGGCCACGCGTGCTGCGGTCAAGCCGATCGCCCCGAGCGCATAAGGCAATTGACCACGCGCCAGGAAGCACTTGACCTGGGCCGCCAGAAGCGACCGCCGCGCCAGCAAGGTCTTGCGCAGGTCGAAGAACCCCTGCCGATAGCCCAACAAAACATCATCCAGGCAGGCGAATTGGCTCTGCGCATAGCTTCGCAGCAGGAGTTCCTGGTCTTCCGCCCGTCTCACTTCCGGGAATAGGTAGCGATGCCTGACAAACCACTCGCGCCGCCCCATCCATCCCGGATGGGGCAACGGTATGCCTCGCCACGGCCTGGCGCACAGAGCCTCATGAGAGCCAGCAAACGGCAGCAGGCCCACGACATCACCGTCATTCCGAAAGACTACAGCCCGGCACCCGACCAGATCCACCTCCTCATGTGCATTCAGGAACGCAACTTGCTTGGCCAGACGCTCGGGAAAGCAGACATCGTCCGCGTCCATCCGGGCAATGTAACGCCCGCGCGTCAATTCGATGCCTTGGTTCAGACGCTGGGCGAGTCCCAGCCTTCGGCCATCCTGGACGACACGGATTCGCGAGTCATCCAGCGCGAGCGCGACCCCCACGGTATTATCGCTAGAACCATCGTCGAGCAAAAGCAGTTCAAAATCTGCAAACGTCTGATTCAGCAGCGATCGCAGCGCAACGCCTAGGGTCTTTTCGGCATTCCAGGCCGGTAGCAGGATCGAGACTAATGGGGACATGC comes from the Cupriavidus basilensis genome and includes:
- a CDS encoding sugar transferase produces the protein MTKIDSVPPPPLGLRAQGSETTRRASRMLAWALLGLLLFALNAALAETAHHAGFVTSLFTRTLLWSALPYLVAFVLLHRSLHLPSMEGNSLVGLAATLPYGALLLSFAAFHIEYSRGALLIGYITTLAWIWFGYRRFVGNYIPVFGYTDPGVLKQLEDILNMPGAAPASQTRFEHINSLQEAIRCDGLMLDRSATADPERTRALAQLKLSHVRMYSVERVGEMLTARVGLAHIDENFLDDYAEHYLYGFIKRLIDIAGALCLAPFALPLGLLVAIAVRAESPGPALFRQPRVGVFGKQFVMLKFRSMTCEDNAPARFAAKQDPRVTRVGRIIRKYRFDEIPQLWNVLTGDMSLIGPRPEQVPMVEQFAQSIAYYPYRHLVRPGLSGWAQVQQGYAGSHEETVTKLSYDLYYVKHCSFALDFLIAVKTLRTLMTGYGAR
- a CDS encoding glycosyltransferase; translated protein: MSDFRLRAPSRILLVTTGLRMGGAEQQVAALAREFIARGRQVALVSLTPDCEVPISDAVERLMLDMHKTPLSMAQALLTTRRFLRRWQPDIIHAHMFHANLFARLLTRIAPTPPLICAAHSYSEGGSQRMLAYRLTDRWCTLTTHVSEGSRAHMIETGAVRADRIVVVHNGIDTEQFQPDPHLRDLARAQLGVDAGTRLVLNIGRLVPEKAQSVLIDAYHRMERSRPTTLLIAGDGPERPALEAQIAKLKLAQSVRLLGTRNDIPALLNAADLFVLSSRVEGMPLVVGEALACGRPVVATAAPGVAELLGDAGNIVPIDDVDALARVMQGALSASPGTREDESTRRQRIASGYSLSAAAERWLALYQQLFSAASANQVHSDPCGDA
- a CDS encoding lipopolysaccharide biosynthesis protein; protein product: MRRRIAGNLVWLLLDRGLQVIAGICIVAMLARALGAEGFAHFQYAQSLVYIGASVALICGSEVVIPRLVASPDPGFQHRLLVHVFRLRFAAACAGYLLICSFLAASGQPRESWLAALILGIGILLREPFGVVTAWMQAHTRNRPGTVFNLIALAIKAGTVALLLASDAHTAPPYAVAFALEPVVIVLCLVLFYRSQTSTRPVAHDPDLMRHLFNEGTLFWISFMMMVGARRIDQLILKPIVPLGELGAYAASMQILDNYVAIATILVAGIAPLYVYSQSDVRKMRLNVLKLTVAMTALGMAGSVVIALMAPWIIHLLYGSAFASAADLLRLSALASSLVFTDVGLSVLAVYLRKPTWIAIKWALVLAVTVAVDFLTIPRFGARGAILGYALANALAAACGAVMWLHVARSGEARP
- a CDS encoding glycosyltransferase family 4 protein, which encodes MTSRPAICFLTGTLNAFAGAERVTATIANELAARGYRVHILSLWDRGSCFALHSAITHDALFDQRPSFKRAYLQTVRGIRQYIVRHRVDVLIDVDTMLTLFTLPATFGLPTRRVSWEHCNFDQDLGKPTRRLARRLAARFNARVVVLTERDRARWQSALSYPHNIVAIPNPLPFDLPDSPASRLHPTVLAVGRLSQAKGFDILLRAWSEVRHVYPEWKLQIVGEGEERGALEKLRSELGLEPSVSLPGARADIDAAYRDASIFCLSSRYEGFGLVLLEAMAFGLPIVSAACETGPKALLEDGVQAVMVPTDTPQALAQALIRVIGDPQLQQSLAVAGRAMAAGYAIGQIVAQWETLLTVPAGQTDSGIKA
- a CDS encoding MraY family glycosyltransferase; this encodes MFELFWVPAISAMLSAGAILVLRPLATKGGLLDHPGGRKRHDDATPLVGGVAILISLWISTTMFIRGPDHYTPLYVGLTLLAVVGVIDDLKGVSPLTKLAFQFCAAILMTSWGGIFLHSLGDLLSKRDVILFNWGIPLTLLAVLSVVNAMNMTDGMDGLAGGLSLIVFGWFAWLARDIGNLTGFRICLMLCGAIIGFLVFNMPSPLRRRLVFLGDAGSLLLGYAISWFAVELSQVEYNPGRNVPPVVMLWVVGLILVDLLAVVLRRAIQGKNPLSADRTHLHHVLLRLGLSSNQAVWALLIGNFLFGLVGVVAWKLGVPESILFVAFLCFTGLHLLVMRRAWVFIRWARRLRVR
- a CDS encoding glycosyltransferase family 2 protein — its product is MSPLVSILLPAWNAEKTLGVALRSLLNQTFADFELLLLDDGSSDNTVGVALALDDSRIRVVQDGRRLGLAQRLNQGIELTRGRYIARMDADDVCFPERLAKQVAFLNAHEEVDLVGCRAVVFRNDGDVVGLLPFAGSHEALCARPWRGIPLPHPGWMGRREWFVRHRYLFPEVRRAEDQELLLRSYAQSQFACLDDVLLGYRQGFFDLRKTLLARRSLLAAQVKCFLARGQLPYALGAIGLTAARVAVDLLAALPRADKLYFVRMSEAASAEVVHTLLQSLDQG